In Gemmatimonas sp., a single genomic region encodes these proteins:
- the atpA gene encoding F0F1 ATP synthase subunit alpha, which translates to MATQTALRPGEIKDILLREIEAADLADLNVEEVGSILEVKDGIARVYGLGKVMAGEMLEFTASETKAVITGMALNLEEDNIGAIILGDYLQLKEGDEVRRTARVLEVPVGPELIGRVVDPLGRPIDGLGEIRSTAFRKVESPAPGIIVRQPVKEPMQTGIKAIDSMIPIGRGQRELIIGDRSTGKTAVAIDTIINQKGQGVVCVYVAIGQKASTIATVVERLRLAGALDYTIIVAASASDPAPMLYIAPYSGCAMAEYFMYNEGKPTLCVYDDLSKQAAAYRQLSLILRRPPGREAYPGDVFYLHSRLLERAAKLREDDGVVDGKTILKPGGSLTALPIIETQAGDVSAYIPTNVISITDGQIFLETDLFNAGIRPAVNVGISVSRVGGSAQTKAMKSVAGRLRLDLAQFRELEAFAAFASDLDPATKRQLERGARTVEILKQGQYQPMPFEEQVMVIYAVTNGLLDTIDTGKVRAWEKGFLEFMRAQFPQVAETVRTSKALSKEMEAELKRGIEQYSKSL; encoded by the coding sequence ATGGCTACTCAGACCGCCCTGCGCCCCGGCGAAATCAAAGACATCCTCCTCCGCGAAATTGAAGCGGCGGATCTCGCCGATCTCAATGTCGAGGAAGTCGGTTCCATCCTCGAAGTGAAGGACGGCATTGCCCGCGTCTATGGCCTGGGCAAGGTCATGGCAGGCGAGATGCTCGAGTTCACGGCCTCGGAAACGAAGGCCGTCATCACCGGCATGGCGTTGAACCTCGAAGAGGACAACATCGGTGCGATCATCCTCGGTGATTACCTCCAGCTCAAGGAAGGCGATGAAGTCCGTCGCACCGCCCGCGTGCTGGAAGTGCCCGTCGGACCGGAGCTGATCGGTCGCGTCGTTGATCCCCTCGGCCGTCCCATCGACGGTCTCGGCGAGATCCGCAGCACCGCGTTCCGCAAGGTCGAGTCGCCCGCCCCCGGCATCATCGTGCGGCAGCCGGTCAAGGAGCCCATGCAGACGGGCATCAAGGCCATCGACTCGATGATCCCGATCGGCCGCGGTCAGCGCGAGCTCATCATCGGTGACCGGTCCACGGGCAAGACCGCCGTGGCCATCGACACGATCATCAATCAGAAGGGCCAGGGCGTCGTGTGCGTCTACGTCGCCATCGGTCAGAAGGCCTCCACGATCGCCACGGTCGTGGAACGTCTCCGTCTGGCCGGCGCGCTCGACTACACCATCATCGTCGCCGCCTCGGCGTCCGATCCGGCGCCCATGCTCTACATCGCGCCCTATTCAGGCTGCGCGATGGCCGAGTACTTCATGTACAACGAGGGCAAGCCCACGTTGTGCGTGTACGACGACTTGTCGAAGCAGGCCGCGGCGTATCGTCAGCTGTCGCTCATCTTGCGCCGTCCGCCCGGCCGTGAAGCCTATCCCGGCGACGTGTTCTATCTGCACAGCCGTCTCCTCGAGCGCGCGGCCAAGCTGCGCGAAGACGACGGTGTGGTCGATGGCAAGACGATCCTCAAGCCGGGTGGTTCGCTCACCGCGCTGCCGATCATCGAAACGCAGGCCGGCGACGTCTCGGCGTACATCCCAACGAATGTCATCTCGATCACCGACGGACAGATCTTCCTGGAAACGGACCTCTTCAACGCCGGCATTCGCCCGGCCGTGAACGTCGGTATCTCGGTGTCGCGCGTCGGTGGCTCGGCCCAGACCAAGGCTATGAAGAGCGTGGCTGGCCGTCTCCGCCTCGACCTCGCGCAGTTCCGTGAACTCGAAGCCTTCGCCGCCTTCGCGTCGGACCTCGATCCCGCCACCAAGCGTCAGCTCGAGCGTGGTGCGCGTACCGTGGAAATCCTCAAGCAGGGGCAGTATCAGCCCATGCCGTTCGAGGAGCAGGTGATGGTGATTTACGCCGTGACCAACGGTCTCCTGGACACGATCGACACCGGCAAGGTGCGGGCGTGGGAGAAGGGATTCCTCGAGTTCATGCGCGCGCAGTTCCCGCAGGTCGCTGAGACGGTCCGCACCAGCAAGGCGCTTTCGAAGGAAATGGAAGCGGAGCTGAAGCGCGGCATCGAGCAGTACTCCAAGAGCCTGTAA
- the atpG gene encoding ATP synthase F1 subunit gamma, whose translation MAKGRELKGRIKSVENTRKITRTMEMVATSKMKRAADRVSSARPYALALGEVLSHVYTPELAERFPLLRRPAQIKKVALVVLTANRGLCGAFNTNLLREARARLAELEGKDVSVELHIVGRKGIGFFKYLGRELASQRADISDKPTSADATSLIDTLMTRFASGDLDAVHVTYAKYKSALSTPPATEQVLPVVAPTTAGAGLSRDFILAPSADEILEALLPLYVRNTVYRALVETAAGEQGARRTAMKNATDNATEMLQLLKRTYNSARQAQITQEIAEIVGGASALQG comes from the coding sequence ATGGCCAAAGGCCGCGAACTCAAGGGGCGCATCAAGTCCGTCGAGAACACGCGCAAGATCACGCGCACGATGGAAATGGTCGCCACTTCCAAGATGAAGCGCGCGGCGGATCGCGTATCGTCAGCGCGTCCGTACGCGCTGGCGCTGGGCGAGGTGCTGTCGCATGTGTACACGCCGGAACTGGCGGAGCGTTTTCCGCTGCTGCGTCGTCCGGCGCAGATCAAGAAAGTGGCGCTGGTGGTGCTCACGGCGAACCGCGGCCTCTGCGGCGCGTTCAACACCAACCTGCTGCGTGAAGCGCGCGCGCGTCTCGCGGAGCTGGAAGGGAAGGACGTCAGCGTCGAGCTGCACATCGTGGGTCGCAAGGGCATCGGCTTCTTCAAGTATCTGGGACGCGAGCTCGCGTCACAGCGCGCCGACATCAGCGACAAGCCCACGTCGGCCGATGCGACGTCGCTCATCGACACGCTCATGACGCGCTTCGCGTCGGGCGATCTCGATGCGGTGCACGTCACCTACGCCAAGTACAAGTCCGCGCTCTCCACGCCGCCGGCCACCGAACAGGTGTTGCCGGTCGTGGCACCGACCACGGCCGGTGCCGGGTTGTCGCGCGATTTCATTCTCGCTCCGTCGGCCGACGAAATCCTCGAAGCGTTGTTGCCGCTGTACGTGCGCAACACCGTGTACCGGGCGCTCGTCGAAACCGCCGCCGGTGAGCAGGGCGCGCGTCGGACGGCAATGAAGAACGCCACCGACAACGCGACCGAGATGCTGCAACTGCTCAAGCGCACGTACAACTCGGCGCGGCAGGCGCAGATCACGCAGGAAATCGCCGAAATCGTCGGCGGCGCATCGGCACTGCAGGGCTGA
- a CDS encoding outer membrane beta-barrel protein, whose amino-acid sequence MNRAAGILAALALTAASVGAQIAPKQFTVTTRLGILQAERAASLDPAALIGLDAEYALSKYLGIGTTVDVSRGNTTKKDFLTRLRFGQAAVAGGDSIRYQYVGQPVNTVNLGLAATLRYPGKKVAPFVMAGAGTYVMILDAQVNGKETRNNDVSYTGGAGFWIKLSEQAGLQFDVRAVQYQGYDRNFLNPARDRTELIQPFPEDFPTPPAAKTTALNTMFTLGFRYVPGGIGGGK is encoded by the coding sequence ATGAACCGCGCTGCAGGTATTCTCGCTGCATTGGCGCTGACCGCAGCGAGCGTCGGCGCGCAGATCGCGCCGAAGCAGTTTACGGTCACCACCCGTCTCGGCATCCTTCAGGCCGAGCGAGCCGCCAGTCTCGATCCGGCGGCACTGATCGGTCTTGATGCAGAGTACGCGCTGTCCAAGTATTTGGGCATCGGGACCACCGTCGACGTGTCGCGCGGCAACACCACCAAGAAGGATTTCCTCACGCGTCTGCGCTTCGGTCAGGCTGCGGTAGCGGGTGGTGATTCGATTCGCTACCAGTACGTCGGCCAGCCGGTGAACACGGTCAACCTCGGACTCGCGGCCACGTTGCGGTATCCGGGCAAGAAGGTGGCGCCGTTCGTGATGGCGGGTGCCGGTACCTACGTCATGATTCTCGACGCCCAGGTCAACGGCAAGGAGACGCGTAACAACGACGTGTCCTACACCGGTGGCGCCGGATTCTGGATCAAGCTCAGCGAGCAAGCCGGCCTCCAGTTCGACGTGCGCGCGGTGCAGTATCAGGGTTATGATCGCAATTTCCTGAATCCGGCGCGCGACCGTACCGAACTCATTCAACCGTTCCCGGAAGACTTCCCGACGCCTCCTGCGGCGAAGACGACTGCGTTGAACACCATGTTCACGCTGGGCTTCCGGTACGTCCCCGGCGGCATTGGCGGGGGTAAATAA
- the atpC gene encoding ATP synthase F1 subunit epsilon, translating into MSDLLKVSVISPERVLFEGTARGVIAPAFDGEMGILPMHAPLMTLLGKGTLRLDTAEGEKRFGVEGGFLQIIDDQVRVVTEHATATTAA; encoded by the coding sequence ATGAGCGACTTACTCAAGGTGTCGGTGATTTCCCCCGAGCGCGTGTTGTTTGAAGGCACCGCGCGGGGCGTCATCGCGCCGGCGTTCGATGGCGAGATGGGCATTCTGCCGATGCACGCGCCGCTGATGACGCTGCTGGGCAAGGGCACGCTGCGTCTCGATACGGCAGAGGGCGAAAAGCGCTTCGGCGTCGAGGGTGGCTTTCTCCAGATCATCGACGATCAGGTTCGCGTCGTGACCGAGCACGCCACGGCGACGACCGCGGCGTAA
- a CDS encoding LytTR family DNA-binding domain-containing protein, whose protein sequence is MALRVVVLGQIPASLPEQLAHLPASLDVSVLGYHADSVSARAALSPIPDIALVSAELADMSGFAFVQSLSTSERPTAIVFASAREEDAVHAFELQATDFVPVPVVADRLGDAIARARQQVLQVALLRTADELQRLIGEANASGNLELGALFTRATSNGHANGNGHAHAATMEQEEGADARRRKRASGQSTGTLIPSTPWRTARNAEHSLARFTRDEAEEPVLDLTQDDGGRASSGSGDARPLRVLVREGRRTRFVPLSDVDWFEADGNYILVHAAGEKYRTRGTITAIESALDPRQFVRIHRRIVVNMDRVREMSPLPGGDGLLMLGNGSTLRLSRTYRSRVR, encoded by the coding sequence ATGGCTCTCCGTGTCGTAGTTCTCGGCCAGATTCCGGCATCCTTGCCCGAACAGCTGGCCCACCTACCCGCTTCGCTCGACGTGTCGGTACTCGGGTATCACGCCGATTCCGTCTCGGCGCGTGCCGCGCTCTCTCCTATTCCCGATATCGCGCTGGTGAGTGCGGAGCTGGCCGACATGTCCGGCTTTGCGTTCGTGCAGTCACTGTCGACATCCGAGCGTCCGACCGCGATCGTTTTCGCCTCGGCGCGTGAAGAAGACGCCGTGCACGCGTTCGAGTTGCAGGCGACCGACTTCGTGCCGGTACCGGTCGTTGCGGATCGTCTGGGCGACGCGATCGCACGCGCGCGTCAGCAGGTGCTGCAGGTGGCCTTGCTGCGTACCGCCGACGAATTGCAGCGACTGATCGGCGAAGCGAACGCGTCGGGAAATCTCGAGCTCGGGGCGTTGTTCACGCGTGCGACCAGTAACGGGCATGCCAACGGCAACGGGCACGCCCATGCGGCGACGATGGAGCAGGAAGAGGGGGCCGATGCGCGCCGCCGCAAACGCGCGAGTGGCCAATCCACCGGGACGTTGATTCCGTCCACGCCGTGGCGTACCGCGCGGAATGCCGAACACTCGCTCGCGCGCTTCACGCGTGACGAGGCAGAAGAACCGGTGCTCGACCTCACGCAGGATGACGGTGGCCGTGCCTCATCGGGCAGCGGCGATGCCCGTCCGCTGCGCGTGTTGGTGCGCGAAGGACGACGCACGCGGTTCGTGCCGCTGTCCGATGTGGATTGGTTCGAAGCCGACGGCAATTACATCCTGGTGCATGCCGCCGGCGAGAAGTACCGCACGCGAGGCACCATTACGGCCATCGAGTCGGCGCTCGATCCGCGCCAGTTTGTGCGCATTCACCGCCGCATCGTGGTCAACATGGATCGCGTGCGGGAAATGTCGCCGCTGCCCGGGGGCGATGGGCTGCTGATGCTCGGCAACGGGTCCACGCTGCGTCTGTCACGAACCTACCGGTCACGGGTGCGCTGA
- a CDS encoding PorV/PorQ family protein, producing the protein MQITRLIGAFGAATLLLGTTVRAQGPGGLLPTPADTPNRQGTRGANFLHIGVGARSGAMANATAASVSGPLAWFSNPSGAGTSESFSAVAGRQSLYGDLGLGQTYAALSIPALGGNLGVHFNTLSSGDIKRTTELNPFGDRLGGNFFQWTSTVVGIGYAKRLTDRLQVGGQIKFISEGIPDAGTKWVAGDIGTQFNTGLYGLTLGGSISNVGPTARASGALITRVISTADRGTFSDNRRVSLYTSQVELPVEFRLSIASDLLGSANSLLGKGSGNNTLNAEVAVNESTDFTTQYAIGLEYGYRNILFVRGGKRVYNDDRDRGTDTPVGLAGGFGLRLPAKGRNVRFDYSFESAGALQNIQIFSFEVGR; encoded by the coding sequence ATGCAAATCACCCGGCTCATCGGCGCCTTCGGCGCCGCCACCCTGCTTCTGGGCACGACGGTTCGTGCCCAGGGCCCCGGTGGACTACTTCCTACGCCAGCGGATACCCCGAATCGTCAGGGTACGCGTGGCGCCAACTTCCTCCACATCGGCGTCGGCGCACGTAGCGGCGCGATGGCCAATGCCACGGCCGCGTCGGTGAGCGGTCCGTTGGCGTGGTTTTCCAATCCGTCGGGCGCCGGCACCTCCGAGTCGTTCTCGGCGGTTGCCGGTCGCCAGAGTCTGTACGGCGATCTCGGGCTCGGGCAGACCTACGCCGCGCTCTCGATCCCCGCACTGGGCGGCAATCTCGGCGTGCACTTCAACACGCTGAGCTCGGGCGACATCAAGCGTACCACGGAGCTCAATCCGTTTGGCGATCGACTGGGTGGCAATTTCTTCCAGTGGACGTCCACGGTGGTCGGCATCGGCTACGCCAAGCGCCTCACCGACCGTCTCCAGGTTGGTGGCCAGATAAAGTTTATCAGCGAGGGCATCCCTGATGCCGGCACGAAGTGGGTGGCTGGCGACATCGGCACCCAGTTCAACACCGGTCTCTACGGCCTTACGCTCGGTGGCTCGATCTCCAACGTCGGTCCCACGGCACGCGCATCGGGCGCGCTGATCACGCGCGTCATCAGCACCGCCGACCGCGGCACCTTCAGCGACAACCGTCGCGTGTCGCTGTACACGTCGCAGGTTGAACTGCCGGTCGAGTTCCGCCTGTCAATCGCGTCGGATCTGCTCGGTTCGGCGAACTCACTGCTCGGCAAGGGCAGCGGCAACAACACGCTCAACGCCGAAGTCGCCGTGAACGAGTCAACCGACTTCACGACGCAGTACGCCATCGGTCTCGAGTACGGCTATCGCAACATCCTGTTCGTGCGCGGCGGCAAGCGCGTGTATAACGATGATCGCGATCGTGGCACCGACACGCCGGTCGGACTGGCCGGTGGTTTCGGTCTCCGTCTCCCGGCGAAGGGACGTAACGTCCGCTTCGATTACTCGTTTGAGTCGGCCGGTGCGCTCCAGAACATTCAGATCTTCTCGTTCGAGGTGGGTCGATGA
- the atpD gene encoding F0F1 ATP synthase subunit beta has product MATTAAPTTVGKIIQVIGPVIDVAFENDHLPELYNAVRVEGTAPDGQVISVTAEVQQHIGRNQVRAVAMSSTDGVTRGMDVVDTGGAITVPVGAPALGRILNVLGEPVDEGAPIPKDALRWPIHRKRPDFVDLLPKTEVFETGIKVVDLVAPFVKGGKIGLFGGAGVGKTVIIQELINNVAKGHGGKSVFCGVGERTREGNDLYLEFQEAGILDKVALIYGQMNEPPGARLRVALAGLTVAEYFRDVENADVLVFVDNIFRFTQAGSEVSALLGRMPSAVGYQPTLATEMGELQERITSTRNGSITSVQAIYVPADDLTDPAPATAFAHLDATVVLNRKITELGIYPAVDPLDSTSRILDAQYIGERHYNAATTTQRILQRYKELQDIIAILGMDELSEDDKKIVGRARRLQRFMSQPFAVAEQFTGIPGKYVKLEETISSFERICAGEFDNLPEQAFFMAGGVDDVVANAKKFQS; this is encoded by the coding sequence ATGGCTACCACTGCCGCGCCGACCACTGTCGGCAAGATCATTCAGGTTATCGGTCCCGTCATCGACGTGGCCTTCGAAAACGATCATCTGCCCGAGTTGTACAACGCGGTGCGGGTGGAAGGCACGGCGCCTGATGGACAGGTGATCTCCGTGACCGCCGAAGTGCAGCAGCACATCGGTCGCAATCAGGTTCGCGCCGTCGCCATGTCGAGCACCGACGGCGTCACGCGTGGCATGGATGTCGTCGACACCGGTGGCGCGATCACCGTGCCCGTCGGCGCGCCCGCGCTCGGCCGCATTCTGAACGTGCTCGGTGAGCCGGTGGACGAAGGCGCACCGATCCCGAAGGACGCGCTGCGCTGGCCGATTCACCGCAAGCGTCCCGACTTCGTCGATCTGCTCCCGAAAACGGAAGTGTTCGAAACGGGCATCAAGGTCGTCGATCTCGTCGCCCCGTTCGTTAAGGGTGGAAAGATCGGACTCTTCGGCGGCGCCGGCGTCGGCAAGACGGTCATCATTCAGGAGCTCATCAACAACGTCGCGAAGGGACACGGTGGTAAGTCCGTGTTCTGTGGCGTCGGTGAGCGTACGCGCGAAGGCAACGACCTCTATCTCGAATTCCAGGAAGCTGGCATTCTCGACAAGGTTGCGTTGATCTACGGACAGATGAACGAGCCGCCAGGAGCCCGTCTCCGCGTCGCGCTCGCCGGTCTTACCGTCGCCGAATATTTCCGCGACGTCGAGAACGCCGACGTGCTCGTGTTCGTCGACAACATCTTCCGCTTCACGCAGGCCGGTTCGGAAGTGTCTGCGCTCCTGGGCCGCATGCCGAGCGCCGTGGGGTACCAGCCCACGCTCGCCACGGAAATGGGCGAACTGCAGGAGCGCATCACGTCCACGCGCAACGGCTCGATCACGTCGGTGCAGGCCATCTACGTGCCGGCCGACGACTTGACCGACCCGGCGCCCGCCACGGCGTTCGCGCACTTGGACGCCACGGTCGTGCTCAACCGGAAGATCACCGAGCTCGGCATCTATCCCGCCGTGGACCCGCTCGACTCCACGTCGCGCATTCTCGATGCGCAGTACATCGGTGAGCGCCACTACAATGCGGCGACCACCACGCAGCGCATCCTGCAGCGCTACAAGGAGCTCCAGGACATCATCGCAATCCTTGGCATGGACGAACTGTCCGAAGACGACAAGAAGATCGTGGGTCGTGCGCGCCGTCTGCAGCGTTTCATGTCGCAGCCGTTCGCCGTGGCCGAGCAGTTCACGGGCATCCCCGGCAAGTATGTGAAGCTCGAGGAGACGATCTCCTCGTTCGAGCGCATCTGCGCCGGCGAGTTCGACAACCTGCCGGAGCAGGCGTTCTTCATGGCCGGCGGCGTGGACGACGTGGTCGCCAACGCGAAGAAGTTCCAGAGCTGA
- a CDS encoding TonB-dependent receptor: MRAFGRRMWFIATVLGVVALAAPITAAQAQTGKLTGVVTDAESGKPVEGVAVVIQGTTLGSNTNASGRYFIIQVPPGSYSVQARRLGFQSVTATNVTISIDATREQNFKLRSSNQTLAAITVQADVAPLVERGQVGSRTTVTAEQITSLPVTSIAGVLALQQGFTEVPQNTSVVSLAEEQRSTTPALRVRGSRGGATLSMIDGIAINNPLFGNDAVGMSALAVQQVDFQRGAMEPQYGNALAGVINQAVREGGSEVSGSIDFQNSTLPGSIFGTEQDKLLGLNLLRGYLSGPVPGTKSKLRYSVAGQVQSQAQRVLEFDKDVYTANAPLVLGDILGVSTKDLVPGFQAFGGTQNSSVVGKLTFLPFDNTTIKFTAVGSERQNRGYDRRYFFAYRGDPLGLVNNRTDSLFALTGADNRASRDLIQPSVRDQGKLLIGSLEQRFGRSNLTIRVAQTDFERTTCAVFLGTCIPGPFAYGNFDQSFLSICGGFTGCDRVPYQGIASGIYGGEKYTTRTIKADLQSQVTDHNNIQIGAQFVNHDFAYSDVQQDASTTSGIKNNVYQVYRGKPIEAAAYIQSVIEYDFITIKLGGRFDYGRARGQSLANPFDPSNGTTAREVCSGASVAGKQMLNSAGQPYGLAGCAASPIDPKTQRARLLDTATAIAQLDDFRESPARTAFSPRVGVAFPLTERSQVFFNGGRYTMVPLYGNTYRNTGIGTTAGAGDNYCAAGQVKPGTSECTPNLQPDNPSFVGNPSLRLEQAKQFEVGYSGEIGKGYSIQVAVFSRSETGLTGIRSSRAAQDIGSTYAGAFPTYNIIVNGDFLSSRGVEVAFRRRLADRWGYDINYGLSRSTTNARPPDRANEVSRTDEALRAQNVETLTDVDQPQRLNVQLFYRVGNDVPNLPFNAGKLLKNFSGSITYNITSGIPYTPTRGAAAGVIGLNNSGEVNSARQPSTQDVGLLLDKAFRIGNLRYSGFLRVNNLLDRKNCLQVFNNTGTCDAGLRDFANRRIGNSGDNTSTAFDEPQNIGLRRSISTGLSVNF, translated from the coding sequence ATGAGGGCTTTCGGACGTCGTATGTGGTTTATCGCGACGGTCCTAGGCGTGGTGGCACTTGCCGCGCCGATCACCGCCGCCCAGGCACAGACCGGTAAGTTGACCGGTGTTGTGACCGACGCGGAATCAGGCAAGCCCGTCGAGGGCGTTGCGGTGGTCATTCAAGGGACGACGCTGGGTTCGAATACGAACGCCAGCGGCCGCTATTTCATCATTCAGGTTCCTCCCGGATCCTACTCGGTTCAGGCCCGTCGCCTCGGCTTCCAGAGCGTGACCGCCACGAACGTCACGATCTCGATCGACGCGACGCGCGAACAGAACTTCAAGCTGCGCTCGTCGAACCAGACGTTGGCCGCCATCACCGTGCAAGCCGACGTCGCCCCGCTCGTGGAGCGTGGTCAGGTTGGCTCTCGCACGACGGTCACCGCCGAGCAGATCACGTCGCTGCCGGTCACCAGCATCGCCGGCGTGCTCGCGTTGCAGCAGGGGTTCACGGAAGTCCCGCAGAACACCTCGGTCGTGTCGCTCGCGGAAGAACAGCGCAGCACCACGCCCGCGTTGCGCGTTCGTGGTAGCCGCGGTGGCGCGACGCTGTCGATGATCGACGGTATCGCCATCAACAACCCGCTGTTCGGTAACGACGCCGTGGGCATGAGCGCGTTGGCCGTGCAGCAGGTCGACTTCCAGCGTGGCGCGATGGAGCCGCAGTATGGCAACGCGCTGGCCGGTGTCATCAACCAGGCCGTGCGTGAAGGCGGCTCGGAAGTGTCGGGCTCCATCGACTTCCAGAACTCGACGCTCCCCGGCAGCATCTTCGGCACCGAGCAGGACAAGCTCCTCGGTTTGAACCTGCTTCGCGGTTACCTCTCGGGGCCGGTGCCGGGTACCAAGAGCAAGCTGCGTTACTCCGTGGCCGGCCAAGTGCAAAGCCAGGCCCAGCGCGTGTTGGAATTCGACAAGGACGTGTACACGGCCAATGCGCCGCTCGTGCTTGGCGACATCCTCGGCGTGTCCACCAAGGACCTTGTTCCGGGCTTCCAAGCGTTCGGCGGCACGCAGAATTCGTCGGTGGTCGGCAAGCTCACGTTCCTGCCGTTCGACAACACGACCATAAAGTTTACGGCTGTCGGTTCCGAGCGTCAGAACCGCGGCTACGATCGCCGCTACTTCTTCGCCTACCGTGGCGATCCGCTCGGCCTCGTGAACAACCGCACCGACTCGCTCTTCGCGCTCACGGGCGCCGACAACCGCGCCTCTCGCGACCTGATTCAGCCGTCGGTGCGCGATCAGGGCAAGCTGCTCATCGGCTCGCTCGAACAGCGCTTCGGCCGCTCTAACCTCACCATTCGCGTCGCCCAGACGGACTTCGAGCGCACCACCTGCGCTGTGTTCCTCGGCACGTGTATCCCGGGTCCGTTCGCCTACGGCAACTTCGACCAGTCGTTCCTGTCGATCTGCGGCGGCTTCACTGGCTGCGACCGCGTCCCGTACCAGGGTATCGCGTCGGGCATCTACGGTGGTGAGAAGTACACCACCCGTACCATCAAGGCCGACCTCCAGTCGCAGGTCACCGATCACAACAACATCCAGATCGGTGCCCAGTTCGTGAACCACGACTTCGCGTACAGCGACGTGCAGCAGGACGCCAGCACGACGTCGGGTATCAAGAACAACGTGTACCAGGTGTACCGTGGCAAGCCGATCGAAGCCGCAGCGTACATCCAGAGCGTGATCGAATATGACTTCATCACGATCAAGCTCGGTGGTCGCTTCGACTACGGCCGTGCTCGCGGCCAATCGCTGGCCAATCCATTCGATCCGTCGAATGGCACCACGGCGCGTGAAGTGTGCTCGGGTGCGTCCGTGGCCGGGAAGCAGATGCTCAACTCCGCCGGACAGCCCTACGGCCTCGCCGGATGCGCCGCCTCGCCGATCGATCCCAAAACGCAGCGCGCCCGTTTGCTCGACACGGCCACGGCCATCGCTCAGCTCGACGACTTCCGCGAGTCGCCCGCCCGTACGGCGTTCAGCCCGCGCGTGGGTGTGGCCTTCCCACTCACCGAGCGGTCGCAGGTGTTCTTCAACGGCGGCCGCTACACGATGGTCCCGCTGTATGGCAACACGTACCGCAACACCGGGATTGGTACCACGGCCGGCGCGGGCGACAACTACTGCGCCGCCGGTCAGGTGAAGCCCGGTACGTCCGAGTGCACGCCGAACCTGCAGCCGGACAATCCCTCGTTTGTCGGCAATCCGAGCCTCCGCCTCGAGCAGGCCAAGCAGTTCGAAGTCGGCTACTCGGGTGAAATCGGCAAGGGCTACTCGATCCAGGTGGCCGTGTTCAGCCGCTCGGAAACCGGCCTGACGGGTATCCGCAGCAGCCGCGCGGCGCAGGACATCGGCAGCACGTACGCCGGCGCCTTCCCGACGTACAACATCATCGTGAACGGCGACTTCCTGTCGTCGCGCGGTGTGGAAGTGGCCTTCCGCCGTCGCCTCGCCGATCGCTGGGGCTACGACATCAACTACGGCCTCTCGCGTTCCACCACGAACGCGCGCCCGCCCGATCGCGCCAACGAAGTGTCGCGCACCGACGAAGCGCTCCGCGCGCAGAACGTCGAAACGCTCACTGACGTCGACCAGCCGCAGCGCCTCAACGTGCAGCTGTTCTATCGCGTCGGAAACGACGTGCCGAACCTGCCGTTCAACGCCGGGAAGCTGCTCAAGAACTTCAGTGGCTCGATCACCTACAACATCACGTCGGGTATCCCGTACACGCCGACTCGCGGCGCCGCCGCCGGCGTCATCGGTTTGAACAACTCCGGTGAAGTGAACTCGGCGCGTCAGCCGTCCACGCAGGACGTGGGTTTGTTGCTCGACAAGGCCTTTCGCATCGGCAACCTGCGCTACTCGGGCTTCCTGCGCGTGAACAACCTGCTCGATCGCAAGAACTGCCTTCAGGTCTTCAACAACACGGGCACCTGCGACGCCGGTCTGCGTGACTTCGCGAACCGTCGTATCGGCAACTCCGGCGACAATACCTCGACCGCGTTCGACGAGCCCCAGAACATCGGATTGCGTCGCAGCATTTCTACCGGCCTGTCGGTCAACTTCTGA